The following proteins are co-located in the Polystyrenella longa genome:
- a CDS encoding flagellar FlbD family protein gives MIKLTRLNGDVIVVNANLIQFVEQRPDTYVTLTTEDRFIVKESAEEVVKRTMAYQRALRLLSVAG, from the coding sequence ATGATCAAACTGACACGATTGAATGGTGACGTAATCGTGGTGAATGCCAACTTGATTCAATTCGTTGAGCAACGTCCCGATACTTACGTCACATTAACTACCGAAGACCGTTTCATCGTGAAGGAATCGGCCGAGGAGGTCGTTAAACGCACGATGGCCTATCAGCGGGCATTGCGTCTATTGTCGGTCGCCGGATAA
- a CDS encoding motility protein A — protein sequence MDKASVGGLLAGIALLLIAIAIAPGSSFAAFIDYPSAAVVIGGAFAACMIAFPMGPFFGMGKVLMKVFFPKAQDLGPVVRQLVEFAEVARREGILALEGKTADIEDPFILMGIQMAVDGTDAELMETVLRTEMEAVAGRHKNGKSLLDTMGRYAPAFGMIGTLMGLIIMLGNMDDPEAIGPGMAVALITTLYGAIVSNLLFLPFADKLAYYSKKELMIREVIVRGIISIQEGDNPRVLEQKLQTYLPKNERETDKEDAA from the coding sequence ATGGATAAAGCATCAGTAGGCGGTTTGCTTGCTGGTATTGCGCTGCTGTTGATTGCGATTGCAATTGCACCAGGTTCGAGCTTCGCCGCTTTCATCGACTATCCTTCGGCGGCAGTCGTCATCGGGGGGGCTTTCGCTGCGTGTATGATCGCATTCCCCATGGGGCCCTTCTTTGGCATGGGCAAAGTGTTGATGAAAGTCTTCTTTCCCAAAGCCCAGGATTTGGGACCCGTGGTGAGACAGCTGGTGGAATTCGCTGAAGTCGCTCGACGGGAAGGCATTCTGGCACTGGAAGGCAAAACCGCAGATATTGAAGACCCTTTCATTCTCATGGGAATTCAAATGGCGGTGGACGGAACCGATGCCGAGCTGATGGAAACCGTACTTCGTACTGAAATGGAAGCGGTTGCCGGTCGCCATAAGAATGGAAAATCATTACTGGATACCATGGGCCGCTATGCTCCTGCCTTCGGGATGATCGGGACCCTGATGGGGTTGATCATCATGTTGGGAAACATGGACGACCCCGAGGCGATTGGCCCTGGTATGGCGGTGGCGTTGATCACCACATTGTACGGGGCCATTGTATCCAACTTGCTCTTTCTTCCTTTTGCCGACAAATTGGCCTACTACTCCAAAAAGGAGTTGATGATTCGAGAGGTCATCGTGCGGGGGATCATTTCAATTCAAGAAGGGGATAACCCTCGCGTCTTGGAACAGAAACTGCAAACTTACCTGCCTAAAAACGAACGAGAAACAGATAAGGAAGATGCCGCTTAA
- a CDS encoding OmpA/MotB family protein, whose protein sequence is MAKKNPKPPPDDPPPGVPEWVVTYGDMMSLLLTFFIMLVSMSEIRSDSGEARAAMDSIRQSFGPSLGTFGVPGRSTNERSSYGKMASSGRRSEGGVKEASHDSVGRGGAYDPVQRISNGSRITLGGPILFKPFSAELTKALRNDLDTLAEVMKKKEIMIMIRGHATPEQPPASSGYRDPLDLSFQRANNVYTYLVSKGIKPSHMHVNAVGSAEPRFLTSDSKKQAFNRRVDVFLMDSYIQSDDKPQQ, encoded by the coding sequence ATGGCGAAGAAAAATCCAAAACCACCTCCCGATGATCCCCCCCCCGGCGTACCGGAATGGGTGGTCACCTATGGTGATATGATGTCACTGTTGCTGACATTTTTCATCATGTTGGTCTCGATGAGTGAAATTCGAAGTGATTCGGGGGAAGCGCGTGCCGCGATGGACTCGATTCGTCAGTCTTTCGGGCCAAGTCTAGGAACGTTTGGCGTCCCCGGTCGATCCACAAACGAGAGAAGCTCGTACGGAAAAATGGCGTCCTCTGGACGGCGGTCGGAAGGGGGCGTTAAAGAAGCGAGTCATGATTCTGTGGGGCGAGGTGGTGCCTATGATCCAGTGCAACGAATTAGTAATGGCTCCCGCATTACTCTGGGGGGGCCGATTCTGTTTAAACCCTTCTCTGCGGAATTGACGAAAGCATTAAGGAATGACCTCGATACTCTAGCCGAGGTCATGAAAAAGAAAGAAATCATGATCATGATTCGTGGCCATGCCACGCCAGAGCAGCCGCCTGCCTCTTCCGGGTATCGCGATCCGCTCGATCTTTCCTTTCAAAGAGCGAACAACGTCTACACGTATTTGGTCTCGAAAGGGATCAAACCTTCACATATGCATGTCAACGCGGTTGGTTCCGCTGAACCCCGTTTTCTAACGAGTGATAGCAAGAAGCAGGCTTTCAATCGTCGGGTTGACGTATTTTTAATGGATTCGTATATACAAAGCGATGATAAACCCCAGCAGTAA
- a CDS encoding flagellar basal body-associated FliL family protein, translating to MSTDEASTEEEIVTETSGSSSKLIKIGGLLAVVLGLQVVVVWWLLSRPSVPATPQTDGELIESQFSDDNFDSGGSSVTDEEVPIDSFNCTNTSAIDEGVIHVSFHLAATTSPSNRAGFELAVTQSAERRVKEAVERVARNAPYDDLKDPYLASIKRQIKDEINKVLRKSYVNDILLTEFKIIEQ from the coding sequence ATGAGTACCGATGAAGCCTCAACCGAAGAAGAGATTGTCACAGAAACATCTGGTTCCAGTTCGAAGCTGATTAAAATTGGTGGACTGCTGGCCGTTGTGCTGGGTTTGCAGGTCGTCGTTGTGTGGTGGCTGCTTAGTCGCCCCAGCGTACCGGCGACCCCCCAGACGGACGGAGAACTAATCGAGAGCCAATTCTCGGACGATAACTTCGATAGTGGCGGAAGTTCGGTGACTGACGAAGAAGTGCCGATCGATTCGTTCAACTGTACGAATACTTCGGCGATCGACGAAGGTGTCATCCATGTTTCGTTTCATCTGGCGGCGACGACCAGTCCGTCGAACAGGGCCGGTTTTGAGTTGGCCGTGACGCAGTCTGCCGAGCGGCGAGTCAAAGAAGCGGTGGAACGGGTAGCACGAAATGCTCCCTATGATGATTTGAAGGACCCGTATCTCGCCAGCATCAAACGGCAAATCAAGGATGAGATCAATAAGGTTCTCAGGAAAAGTTACGTAAACGATATTCTGCTCACTGAATTTAAGATCATCGAGCAATAA
- the fliN gene encoding flagellar motor switch protein FliN, protein MGDDDILDPNEIEALLSQTAGGGASEPPPSEPASDSGAGDSAGGSPMLDPDEIAALMAGGPDTGNAAEQSLNAAQSNLAAAVAPDISSFGKIPSELGNPSPFAPNDFGTGGDRSAGGVGLNALRDVEFDLHIELGRTDMMMEEVLSIKEGAVVPLDKLAGDPVDIIANGRLIARGEVLVLNDNFCVRVAEILTPNF, encoded by the coding sequence ATGGGTGATGACGATATTCTTGATCCAAATGAAATCGAAGCACTGTTAAGCCAGACTGCTGGTGGTGGTGCTTCGGAACCCCCTCCATCCGAACCGGCGAGCGATTCAGGAGCGGGTGATTCTGCGGGTGGAAGCCCCATGCTCGACCCGGACGAGATCGCTGCGCTCATGGCGGGTGGTCCCGATACGGGAAATGCAGCCGAACAAAGCTTGAACGCCGCCCAATCCAATTTGGCCGCTGCGGTGGCGCCAGACATTTCCAGTTTTGGCAAAATTCCCAGTGAACTGGGAAACCCATCTCCATTTGCTCCGAATGATTTTGGAACGGGAGGAGACCGCTCTGCAGGAGGAGTCGGGCTTAACGCCCTTCGGGACGTCGAATTCGATCTGCATATTGAGCTGGGCCGAACCGACATGATGATGGAAGAGGTCCTTAGTATTAAAGAGGGAGCCGTTGTTCCTCTCGATAAACTGGCTGGAGACCCGGTTGACATCATCGCGAATGGGAGACTGATCGCCCGAGGTGAGGTTCTCGTGCTCAACGATAACTTCTGCGTTCGCGTGGCGGAGATTCTCACCCCGAACTTCTAA